From one Bacillus sp. FJAT-42376 genomic stretch:
- a CDS encoding VOC family protein, translating into MKNLELFETHVYTLHLMNSIEFYRKLELEVAYIIKERGVAFFWIGDPAKKKQMLGVWEVPKVKFRKSHFAFHVNLEELLNAPTFLSKQGIELSPDFGLDTSEPIVHSWMPSASYYFEDPDGNSLEYISALEGEPIPELGAVHLSTWREIQKKAGYNC; encoded by the coding sequence ATGAAGAACCTTGAACTATTTGAGACCCACGTTTATACCCTTCATTTAATGAATTCAATAGAGTTTTATCGAAAATTAGAATTGGAAGTAGCATATATCATTAAAGAGCGCGGAGTTGCTTTCTTTTGGATAGGTGACCCTGCGAAAAAAAAGCAGATGTTAGGAGTATGGGAGGTACCTAAAGTAAAGTTTAGAAAATCTCACTTTGCTTTTCATGTTAATTTAGAAGAACTGCTAAACGCCCCCACTTTTCTAAGCAAACAAGGAATAGAGTTGTCACCTGATTTCGGTCTTGACACTAGTGAACCAATTGTCCACTCATGGATGCCATCTGCAAGCTACTACTTTGAGGATCCTGACGGAAATTCATTAGAATACATATCAGCACTTGAAGGTGAACCTATACCCGAATTGGGAGCTGTACATTTGAGTACATGGAGGGAAATTCAAAAAAAGGCAGGATACAATTGTTAA
- the putP gene encoding sodium/proline symporter PutP yields MDSGVVLSIGIYMAGMLLIGYLAYRRTANLNDYMLGGRNLGPAVTALSAGASDMSGWLLMGLPGAMFVSGLSAGWIVVGLTAGAWLNWLFVAPRLRTYTEVANNSITIPDYFDNRFKDHSRILRVTSALVILIFFTFYTSSGMVAGGELFKSAFHLDYRWGIWLTASVVILYTLFGGFLAVSWTDFVQGTIMFIALILVPIVTIANIGGWTETFSEIRSIDPTLLEAFKGTSFIGIISLLAWGLGYFGQPHIIVRFMAITSVKEMKSARRIGMGWMIFSIVGAMFTGLVGIAYFSIENMKLPNEETVFIVLSDVLFPSLITGFLLAAILAAVMSTIASQLLVTSSAITEDFYKAFFRKNASDKELVLVGRLAVLGIALIALVMALNPSKTILNLVGYAWAGFGAAFGPVVLLSLYWKRMTKWGALAGMIGGTLTVIIWEQIPLPFFKEVYEIIPGFIVCAAAIAVTSLLTAKPSQDMENEFDEAVRMLTGEKSNDKALPL; encoded by the coding sequence ATGGATAGTGGAGTCGTTTTATCAATCGGGATTTATATGGCGGGCATGCTGCTGATCGGTTATTTGGCTTACCGGCGCACAGCAAATTTAAATGACTACATGCTTGGCGGAAGAAATCTGGGGCCGGCTGTAACGGCACTCAGTGCAGGTGCATCGGACATGAGCGGCTGGCTTTTAATGGGGCTGCCCGGAGCTATGTTTGTATCCGGATTAAGTGCCGGATGGATTGTTGTGGGATTAACGGCAGGAGCCTGGCTGAACTGGCTGTTTGTCGCGCCGAGATTGCGTACATATACGGAAGTGGCCAACAATTCGATTACGATTCCGGATTATTTTGATAACCGGTTTAAAGATCACTCCCGGATTTTGAGAGTGACCTCAGCGCTTGTCATCTTAATCTTTTTTACCTTCTATACATCCTCGGGAATGGTGGCAGGAGGAGAACTGTTTAAATCGGCCTTTCATCTTGATTACCGGTGGGGAATCTGGCTGACGGCAAGTGTTGTGATCCTGTATACACTTTTTGGCGGGTTTCTTGCGGTCAGCTGGACAGATTTTGTGCAGGGTACCATTATGTTTATTGCTCTTATTCTCGTTCCAATTGTAACCATTGCCAATATTGGAGGCTGGACGGAAACCTTCAGTGAAATCCGCTCCATCGACCCAACGCTTTTGGAAGCATTCAAAGGCACTTCCTTCATCGGGATCATTTCTTTGCTTGCCTGGGGTCTCGGCTATTTCGGCCAGCCTCATATTATCGTCCGTTTTATGGCGATTACCTCGGTGAAAGAAATGAAGAGTGCGAGAAGAATCGGGATGGGGTGGATGATCTTCTCGATTGTCGGTGCGATGTTTACAGGACTTGTCGGAATTGCTTATTTCAGCATCGAAAATATGAAACTTCCGAATGAAGAGACGGTCTTTATCGTCCTGTCCGACGTATTATTTCCGTCTCTGATTACCGGCTTCCTTCTGGCCGCGATTCTGGCGGCGGTTATGAGTACGATTGCGTCCCAGCTTCTCGTCACCTCCAGTGCCATTACGGAGGATTTCTATAAAGCGTTTTTCCGGAAAAACGCTTCGGATAAAGAGCTCGTACTTGTCGGCAGGCTCGCTGTTCTAGGCATAGCCTTAATCGCGCTCGTCATGGCCTTAAATCCGAGTAAAACAATCCTGAATTTGGTCGGGTACGCATGGGCCGGATTCGGAGCGGCGTTCGGACCAGTTGTCCTGCTGAGCCTGTACTGGAAACGCATGACGAAATGGGGAGCCCTTGCCGGAATGATTGGCGGAACCCTTACGGTAATTATATGGGAACAAATCCCGCTCCCATTCTTTAAGGAAGTTTACGAAATTATACCGGGCTTCATTGTGTGCGCCGCTGCTATTGCGGTCACGAGCCTGCTCACAGCCAAGCCTTCCCAGGACATGGAAAACGAATTCGACGAAGCAGTCCGGATGCTGACTGGAGAAAAAAGCAACGACAAGGCTCTTCCTTTATAG
- a CDS encoding MSMEG_1061 family FMN-dependent PPOX-type flavoprotein produces MKPFQNVIKSADQLEEIWGKPGKLAANKVIPYLDAHCINFLSLSPFVVIGTSNADGECDVSPRGDHPGFILVLNEKQLVIPERPGNKRLDSIRNLLENHHASLLCIIPGLDETLRITGKASIIKDPDILEQMKAKGKTPIAGIAVEVGECFIHCGKAMKRSHLWNHTEWHAAEELPKANEILAEHAKSAGLDAVGVAAALEESYRKRMY; encoded by the coding sequence ATGAAACCATTTCAAAATGTAATTAAATCAGCAGATCAGCTGGAAGAGATTTGGGGGAAACCGGGTAAGCTTGCTGCAAACAAAGTCATTCCCTATCTGGACGCTCACTGTATAAACTTTCTATCACTTTCTCCATTTGTAGTAATCGGTACGTCTAATGCCGATGGAGAATGTGATGTTTCACCAAGAGGCGACCATCCAGGTTTTATTCTCGTATTGAACGAAAAGCAGCTGGTCATACCGGAGCGGCCGGGAAACAAGCGCCTGGACTCCATTCGCAATCTATTGGAAAATCATCATGCAAGCCTGTTATGTATCATACCCGGTTTGGATGAAACGCTGAGAATTACCGGGAAAGCTTCTATTATAAAGGACCCGGATATTCTGGAGCAAATGAAGGCCAAAGGAAAAACACCGATTGCAGGGATCGCGGTTGAAGTCGGGGAGTGCTTCATCCATTGCGGAAAAGCAATGAAGCGGTCACACCTCTGGAACCATACGGAATGGCATGCTGCAGAAGAACTGCCTAAAGCAAACGAAATATTGGCAGAGCATGCAAAAAGCGCAGGACTTGATGCTGTAGGCGTGGCGGCTGCTTTGGAAGAAAGCTACAGAAAAAGAATGTATTAA
- a CDS encoding peptidoglycan-binding protein gives MRKGDTGDLVKDVQRKLMASGYRLSADGIFGADTEAAVIAFQKKNKLTADGIVGSQTYAALNRVKPPSASYPLPAGVYREGSTGEPVKQIQRALQKLGVYTGSIDGQYGPQTTAAVRRFQARYSALADDGVYGPTTRTYMLNALK, from the coding sequence GTGAGAAAAGGCGATACAGGAGATTTGGTGAAAGACGTTCAAAGAAAATTGATGGCTTCCGGATACCGCCTCTCAGCAGACGGAATTTTCGGAGCAGATACGGAAGCAGCGGTCATTGCTTTTCAAAAGAAAAACAAACTCACCGCTGATGGCATTGTCGGCAGTCAGACCTATGCTGCACTAAACCGGGTCAAGCCGCCATCCGCCAGCTATCCCCTGCCAGCCGGAGTCTACAGAGAAGGTTCAACCGGAGAGCCTGTTAAGCAAATTCAGCGGGCCCTGCAAAAGCTTGGAGTTTACACCGGTTCCATTGACGGACAATACGGACCGCAGACAACCGCTGCCGTCCGCCGCTTCCAAGCCCGTTATTCGGCCCTTGCTGATGATGGAGTATATGGACCAACTACACGAACTTACATGCTGAATGCATTGAAATAG
- the nagA gene encoding N-acetylglucosamine-6-phosphate deacetylase, whose amino-acid sequence MIAITQAAVYAETGTFIPGYVLIQDGKVKETGMMEALTIPEGCQEIRLTENIELIPGMIDMHIHGAGGADVMDAQEEALKTMARQLVQEGTTSFLPTTMTSDVSSIEKALSNLDVFMSRPASGAEVLGIHVEGPFLSPKRAGAQLPGHFLKPDIELFQEWQEKAGNGIKMMTMAPELEGGLKLAQHLAETGVIPSIGHSDALFHEGEKAAEHGVIQATHLFNGMRGLHHREAGTAGFALLDPRIKCEIIADGVHVAPEMIRLAYQIKGADGMILITDSMRAKGLENGVYDLGGQDVHVKDGRAELSNGSLAGSVLKMNEAVRNMKRFTGCSTKDIIQMASANPAKQLNVYDRKGSIRAGKDADLTALSKDGEVVLTISAGEVAYQKEDSNETD is encoded by the coding sequence ATGATTGCGATTACTCAAGCAGCCGTTTATGCAGAAACGGGAACTTTTATACCTGGCTACGTCCTTATACAAGATGGAAAAGTGAAAGAGACGGGAATGATGGAAGCGTTAACTATTCCTGAGGGATGTCAAGAGATCAGGCTGACAGAAAACATCGAGCTGATCCCCGGAATGATCGACATGCACATCCATGGAGCAGGCGGTGCGGATGTGATGGATGCACAAGAAGAGGCACTTAAAACGATGGCCCGGCAGCTTGTTCAGGAAGGGACGACAAGTTTTCTTCCAACTACTATGACGTCGGATGTTTCTTCAATTGAAAAAGCCCTTTCGAATCTGGATGTCTTTATGTCTAGACCGGCTTCAGGAGCGGAAGTGCTCGGTATTCATGTAGAAGGGCCCTTTCTTTCTCCGAAGCGGGCCGGTGCGCAGCTTCCGGGTCATTTCCTGAAGCCGGATATCGAGCTTTTTCAGGAATGGCAGGAAAAAGCAGGGAACGGAATTAAAATGATGACGATGGCTCCTGAGCTGGAAGGCGGCCTTAAGCTTGCGCAGCACTTAGCGGAGACAGGCGTCATTCCTTCCATCGGGCATTCGGATGCTCTTTTCCATGAAGGGGAAAAAGCGGCGGAACACGGAGTCATTCAGGCCACCCATCTTTTCAATGGAATGAGAGGGCTCCATCACCGGGAAGCGGGAACGGCAGGATTCGCCTTGCTTGATCCCCGTATAAAATGCGAAATCATTGCAGATGGAGTACATGTTGCTCCTGAAATGATCAGACTGGCTTATCAGATCAAAGGTGCAGACGGGATGATTCTCATTACAGACTCTATGAGGGCTAAAGGACTTGAAAATGGTGTCTATGATCTTGGAGGACAAGATGTGCATGTGAAGGACGGCAGAGCGGAGCTTTCTAACGGGTCCCTTGCAGGCAGCGTCCTGAAGATGAACGAGGCGGTCCGCAATATGAAGCGTTTTACAGGCTGTTCCACAAAAGACATCATCCAGATGGCTTCTGCCAATCCGGCAAAACAGCTTAATGTGTATGACCGGAAAGGAAGCATCAGAGCAGGGAAGGATGCCGATCTCACAGCCCTGTCAAAGGATGGGGAAGTTGTTCTTACGATTAGTGCCGGAGAAGTTGCTTATCAAAAGGAGGATTCCAATGAAACTGATTAA
- the nagB gene encoding glucosamine-6-phosphate deaminase, with the protein MKLIKTENYRDMSQKASHIFLDQMDAKRDPVLGLATGGTVKGVYYELIQLYKEGRISFSEAVSFNLDEYFGMKKEDPNSYFSYMQKQLFHYTDFAPNHNHIPDGTAEDPVRECGRYERMIEEAGGVDLQLLGIGENGHIGFNEPGTSFDIPTHLVQLTDSTRKANARYFETMNDVPEKAVTMGINTIMKSRKIVLLASGVKKAAAIERLWYGEVTEEFPASVLKNHPDVTIIADAEALSGIREGDSAS; encoded by the coding sequence ATGAAACTGATTAAAACGGAAAATTACCGGGATATGAGCCAGAAAGCTTCGCATATTTTTTTGGATCAAATGGATGCAAAACGGGACCCTGTTCTTGGACTTGCTACCGGCGGAACCGTTAAAGGGGTTTACTATGAACTGATCCAGCTTTATAAAGAAGGACGCATTTCATTTTCAGAGGCCGTCTCGTTCAATTTGGATGAGTATTTCGGAATGAAAAAAGAGGACCCTAACAGTTATTTCAGCTATATGCAGAAGCAGCTGTTCCATTATACGGACTTTGCACCGAATCATAACCACATTCCCGACGGAACAGCCGAAGATCCAGTCAGAGAATGCGGACGGTATGAGCGGATGATTGAAGAAGCGGGCGGAGTGGATCTGCAGCTGCTCGGCATTGGAGAAAACGGCCACATTGGATTTAATGAGCCCGGCACATCTTTTGATATCCCCACTCATCTTGTCCAGCTGACGGACTCAACGCGAAAAGCGAATGCCCGGTATTTTGAAACGATGAACGATGTTCCAGAAAAAGCGGTTACCATGGGAATCAACACAATTATGAAAAGCCGCAAAATTGTTCTTCTTGCTTCCGGTGTCAAAAAGGCGGCAGCGATCGAAAGGCTTTGGTACGGAGAGGTCACGGAAGAATTTCCTGCATCCGTATTAAAAAATCATCCCGATGTCACCATTATTGCAGATGCGGAAGCGCTCTCCGGAATCCGGGAAGGAGATTCAGCTTCATGA
- the phnF gene encoding phosphonate metabolism transcriptional regulator PhnF: protein MIKKDSPVPIYYQVEENIKEKIHSGEWKSGDAIPSERQFCEQYSISRMTVRQAISNLVNEGILERKRGRGTFVSAAKLNQELTGITSFTEQMAEQGKKPETKVLSFEQTSSSKQAAKELGLDQDEEIYKVKRIRLADGEAIAYETLYMPVRLFPDMTKKHAEGSIYDYIENQCGLPIQYGKQELEAAEAGKKAADALKLDEGAPVLKIQRTSFTPDHTAVEYTKTIYRGDRYKYVMELERKHGGI from the coding sequence ATGATCAAAAAAGATTCCCCGGTCCCAATTTACTATCAGGTGGAAGAAAACATTAAAGAAAAAATCCATTCGGGCGAGTGGAAAAGCGGGGATGCCATCCCATCTGAGCGCCAGTTCTGCGAGCAATACTCCATTAGCCGAATGACGGTACGCCAGGCAATCAGCAATCTGGTCAATGAAGGAATTTTGGAACGGAAGAGAGGCCGGGGGACATTTGTCTCCGCTGCCAAGCTGAATCAGGAGCTCACAGGAATTACGAGCTTTACCGAGCAAATGGCGGAACAGGGAAAGAAGCCGGAAACGAAAGTGCTGAGCTTCGAGCAGACTTCCTCTTCCAAGCAGGCGGCGAAGGAACTTGGGCTCGATCAAGATGAAGAGATATACAAAGTGAAACGGATCCGTCTCGCGGACGGAGAGGCAATCGCCTATGAGACCCTTTATATGCCCGTCCGTCTTTTTCCGGACATGACAAAAAAGCATGCAGAGGGATCTATCTATGATTACATTGAAAATCAGTGCGGACTTCCGATCCAGTATGGAAAGCAAGAACTGGAAGCAGCCGAGGCAGGGAAAAAAGCGGCCGACGCGCTAAAGCTTGATGAAGGGGCACCGGTTCTCAAGATTCAGAGGACCAGCTTTACTCCGGACCACACAGCGGTTGAGTATACGAAAACGATTTATAGAGGCGACCGGTATAAATACGTGATGGAACTGGAACGCAAACACGGAGGAATATAG
- a CDS encoding DUF4037 domain-containing protein, producing MEPAKIAENMARVYRQNPKVESVWIGGSVSRGWNDGFSDIELFLVWKSEPADADRMEPIQAVQGEILDYHAYEDEEWSESYMAFGVKMELSHFLTATVEKVIREVTVNHSANLDHQCLASSISSGICLEGEEVFSKLKNGLTPYPAGLKKAMMEENLDFGNRWRNRQALADRQDWLMLHEVFVTVQKKVMAILFALNESYVHHPAFKWQRKSLDEMAVKPADAAERLEQVFLEHPSYGLAILEEFLDEFFGIVRMHHPVLSFDQKLESSMAVRPQKKTGE from the coding sequence GTGGAGCCGGCGAAAATTGCAGAAAACATGGCCCGTGTATACCGGCAGAATCCGAAGGTCGAGTCTGTCTGGATTGGCGGTTCTGTATCACGCGGATGGAATGACGGTTTTTCGGACATTGAGCTGTTTCTCGTTTGGAAGTCAGAACCGGCTGATGCAGACCGCATGGAGCCAATTCAGGCCGTTCAGGGGGAAATCCTCGATTATCATGCATATGAAGACGAAGAGTGGTCCGAATCCTATATGGCATTCGGAGTGAAGATGGAGCTCAGCCATTTCTTAACTGCCACGGTGGAAAAGGTCATTAGGGAAGTCACGGTAAATCATTCGGCCAATCTTGACCATCAGTGCCTTGCTTCTTCCATCAGCAGCGGGATATGCCTTGAAGGAGAGGAAGTTTTTTCAAAACTGAAGAACGGGCTTACCCCCTATCCGGCGGGTTTGAAAAAGGCAATGATGGAAGAAAATCTGGATTTTGGAAACCGGTGGCGGAATCGTCAAGCGCTGGCAGACAGACAGGATTGGCTCATGCTCCATGAAGTGTTTGTTACCGTTCAGAAAAAGGTGATGGCGATTCTCTTCGCGTTAAATGAAAGCTATGTCCATCATCCCGCTTTTAAATGGCAAAGAAAATCACTGGATGAGATGGCTGTAAAGCCGGCAGATGCGGCAGAGCGGCTCGAGCAGGTTTTTCTGGAACATCCTTCATACGGTTTAGCCATCCTTGAAGAGTTTCTTGACGAATTTTTCGGAATTGTCAGGATGCATCATCCGGTTCTTTCATTCGATCAAAAGCTGGAAAGCAGCATGGCTGTACGACCGCAGAAAAAAACAGGTGAGTGA
- a CDS encoding RDD family protein, producing the protein MEKNPAGFWIRLGANLIDGVLFAIIGYLLTLLVGETIGQNTTSGIQFFYGLLLPIFWYGYTVGKRAVKVRIVKVNGQGVTFWTMIKRTVISGILYGLPAIIGAVIALSLSWSEFIEIMSNPLETAPEPSNSLIAAFAVLFGGMLLSLIVLAASAIMMGVREDKRSIHDLIAGTYVTRNLPNEPVQTEWNEAKEI; encoded by the coding sequence ATGGAAAAAAATCCGGCAGGCTTTTGGATACGCCTTGGGGCGAATCTTATTGACGGAGTGCTATTTGCAATTATAGGATATTTACTTACTCTCCTGGTTGGCGAAACAATTGGACAGAATACGACAAGCGGGATTCAATTCTTTTACGGGCTTCTGCTGCCGATTTTCTGGTATGGCTATACGGTCGGCAAAAGGGCTGTGAAGGTTCGGATTGTCAAAGTGAACGGGCAGGGTGTCACGTTCTGGACGATGATCAAACGGACGGTGATCAGCGGCATTCTTTACGGTCTTCCGGCCATTATCGGAGCTGTCATTGCTCTATCTCTTTCATGGTCTGAATTTATCGAAATCATGAGCAATCCGCTGGAAACAGCCCCTGAACCAAGCAACTCCCTCATCGCAGCATTTGCCGTTCTATTCGGGGGCATGCTGCTATCCTTGATCGTGCTTGCAGCGAGCGCCATCATGATGGGCGTAAGGGAAGACAAACGATCCATTCACGATCTGATTGCCGGAACATATGTGACACGGAACTTACCGAATGAACCGGTCCAGACCGAATGGAACGAAGCAAAAGAAATATGA
- a CDS encoding threonine synthase, with product MLYSYMTQLVCPKCGSSYDPDQVQQLCTCGSPLLVEYDYEELKKVWTKESLASRASSLWRYHELLPVREESNAVTMGEGGTPILPVPEIGAQYGIKQLFMKDEGLIPTGSFKARGAAVGLSKAKELGVKKFAMPTNGNAGAAWSLYAARAGLEANVVMPVDAPITTRKECAASGANLWLVNGLISDAGKMVAELVEKKGYYDASTLKEPYRIEGKKTMGLEIAEQFGWEVPDVILYPTGGGVGLIGIYKALMELQKLGWIAPDKLPRLVAVQAEGCAPIVKAWEEGKTESEFWKDSKTGAFGINVPKAIGDFLVLDAIYKTKGCAVSISEEAIQTAQLDIASKEGLFICPEGAAVFAAAKKLREEQWIKETDKVVLLNTGQGIKYADDLKAEAPVLEPGDSLLSAFQ from the coding sequence ATGCTTTACAGTTATATGACACAGCTTGTATGCCCGAAATGCGGCAGCAGCTATGATCCGGATCAAGTCCAGCAGCTGTGCACATGCGGTTCGCCGCTGCTTGTTGAATACGATTACGAGGAACTGAAAAAGGTTTGGACAAAAGAAAGCCTGGCATCCCGCGCAAGCAGTCTTTGGAGATATCACGAGCTTTTGCCGGTTCGTGAAGAAAGCAATGCCGTAACGATGGGGGAAGGGGGCACTCCGATTCTGCCGGTTCCTGAAATAGGCGCGCAGTATGGCATTAAACAGCTATTTATGAAGGATGAAGGCTTGATTCCAACCGGTTCATTTAAAGCGAGGGGAGCAGCTGTCGGTCTATCAAAAGCCAAAGAGCTCGGAGTGAAAAAATTCGCCATGCCGACGAACGGGAACGCCGGGGCTGCATGGTCCCTCTATGCTGCACGAGCCGGACTGGAAGCCAATGTCGTGATGCCGGTGGATGCCCCGATCACGACACGCAAAGAATGCGCTGCATCCGGAGCCAACCTGTGGCTTGTGAATGGACTGATCAGCGATGCAGGGAAAATGGTGGCGGAGCTCGTTGAAAAGAAAGGATATTACGATGCATCCACGCTGAAAGAGCCATATCGGATTGAAGGCAAAAAAACAATGGGTCTAGAAATTGCCGAGCAGTTCGGATGGGAGGTGCCGGACGTCATTCTCTATCCGACAGGCGGAGGGGTCGGGTTGATTGGAATTTATAAAGCACTTATGGAACTCCAGAAGCTTGGCTGGATCGCTCCTGATAAACTGCCGAGACTCGTAGCGGTTCAGGCGGAAGGCTGCGCGCCGATTGTGAAGGCCTGGGAAGAGGGGAAAACCGAATCCGAATTTTGGAAGGATTCTAAAACCGGGGCCTTTGGAATCAATGTTCCGAAAGCCATCGGTGATTTCCTTGTCCTCGATGCGATCTATAAGACAAAAGGCTGTGCCGTTTCCATTTCGGAGGAAGCCATTCAAACCGCCCAGCTTGATATTGCGTCAAAAGAAGGATTGTTCATCTGTCCTGAGGGAGCAGCTGTATTCGCAGCCGCCAAAAAGCTTCGGGAGGAACAATGGATCAAGGAAACGGACAAGGTGGTCCTTCTGAATACAGGGCAGGGAATCAAGTATGCAGATGACCTGAAAGCAGAGGCTCCGGTGCTTGAACCGGGGGATTCCCTTCTATCCGCATTTCAGTAA
- a CDS encoding YfhD family protein codes for MGRGHKQHTRDKNKNGLAQVPKQLKKETDGTYEEFSRELADQADTQAQSRADAANQRQQKRKR; via the coding sequence TTGGGAAGAGGACACAAGCAGCATACTCGTGATAAAAACAAGAATGGTCTTGCTCAAGTTCCGAAACAGCTGAAGAAAGAGACAGATGGAACATATGAGGAGTTCTCCCGTGAATTAGCCGACCAGGCTGATACGCAGGCTCAATCCAGAGCCGATGCAGCCAACCAGCGTCAGCAAAAAAGAAAAAGATAA
- a CDS encoding YfhE family protein, whose protein sequence is MEKKRHENSKKTLTAMQEVLYGREFKAADRAGGFTKKKN, encoded by the coding sequence ATGGAAAAGAAACGACATGAAAATTCGAAGAAAACCTTGACCGCGATGCAGGAAGTTCTTTATGGCAGGGAATTTAAAGCGGCGGACCGGGCTGGCGGATTTACGAAGAAAAAGAACTAG